In Hermetia illucens chromosome 1, iHerIll2.2.curated.20191125, whole genome shotgun sequence, one genomic interval encodes:
- the LOC119647265 gene encoding uncharacterized protein LOC119647265, translating to MVRVWCTRAIIINTMISILYANALNVQILPQTLSSARRLIPADSPSSFSSSSSLSASLFASDAESSSEEVSENYDSFPRYSSTFTAEDLSTGDEKQQDEKRDGDSSQGQNPLLESNESGQILEFTDDSNEFSSILSRDPKPDDHQQSAGIPSSIENVAGSAELRTQYPKALKSSPSASQSEQRLTRPQALNIARRFPLKVLGQRVPTSIINHSPTLFNPNTDTTTFAQNGAGTPIRNAGNTVIQRIRHPQTIIEHRPATTLITQLAPGRRTISLLHDILN from the exons GTCTGGTGCACAAGAGCCATCATTATAAATACAATGATATCAATACTCTACGCGAATGCCTTGAACGTGCAGATACTACCACAAACACTATCATCAGCAAGACGCCTAATACCTGCAGACTCACCATCCTCtttttcatcatcgtcatcgttGTCGGCATCTTTATTTGCTTCTGACGCGGAATCATCCAGCGAAGAAGTATCTGAAAATTACGATTCCTTTCCACGGtactcctccactttcacagcaGAAGATCTAAGTACCGGAGATGAAAAACAACAAGATGAAAAACGTGATGGTGATTCCTCGCAAGGACAG AACCCTCTGTTGGAATCGAATGAAAGCGGGCAAATTCTGGAGTTTACGGATGattcaaatgaattctcgtcaaTCCTGTCACGGGATCCAAAACCCGATGACCATCAGCAATCGGCAGGAATACCGTCATCAATAGAAAATGTTGCCGGGAGTGCGGAATTAAGGACGCAATACCCAAAAGCTCTGAAATCATCACCCAGCGCATCACAAAGTGAGCAACGTCTCACAAGACCCCAGGCCCTAAATATTGCGAGACGTTTTCCACTAAAAGTTTTGGGCCAACGTGTTCCAACCTCAATCATAAATCATTCACCCACTTTATTCAACCCAAACACGGACACTACGACATTTGCTCAGAATGGAGCAGGGACACCGATTCGAAACGCTGGAAATACTGTTATCCAACGAATTCGCCACCCCCAGACAATAATCGAACACCGACCGGCAACTACTCTCATAACCCAATTAGCACCAGGACGTAGGACGATTAGCCTTTTGCATGATATTCTCAATTAA